CAGCGGCAGATAGTGGTCCCGCTGCATCCGCAGCACCTGGGCAAGCCGCTCCACGTCGCCCACGCTGAACTTGCGGTAGCCCGACGGAGTGCGCTGCGGTTCGACGAGTCCCTCGGCCTCCAGGAAGCGGATCTTGGAGATCGTCACTTCGGGGAACTCTTCGCGCAGTATGTTCAGGACGGTTCCGATACTCACCGGACGGCCGCCCGCAGGGGCGGTGCCGTCACCGGCACCGCCCGTCGTTGAGTGCAGCATGGACCTTCCCTGGGGGGTCACACGCCCCGCTGGCTCGCGTAGAAGACCAGCCGGTACTTGCCAATCTGGACCTCGTCACCATTCGCCAGTGCAACGGAATCGATGCGCTCGCGATTCACATAGGTGCCGTTGAGGCTGCCCACGTCCGCGACAGTGAAGCCGCCGTCGGCGCTGCGCCGGAACTCCACGTGGCGGCGCGACACCGTGACGTCGTCGAGGAAGATGTCGCTCTGCGGATGACGGCCGGCCGTGGTCAGCTCGCCGTCGAGCAGGAAGCGGCTGCCCGAGTTCGGTCCACGGCGGACCACCAGGAGCGCCGAACCGAGCGGAAGGGCGTCGACCGCGGCCTGGGCCTCGGGCGACAGCGACGGAGTGGCGGTCTGGCCGGTCGCCTCCGCCTCGTAGGCCTCCAGCCCCGAGATGGAGATGGTCGACGTCGTTTCCGAAGGCCGCTCGGGCACCGCCCCCGCCCGCAGCGGAGCGCCACAGTTGGAGCAGAACCGACTGGCCTCGGCGTTCCGATGCCCGCACCTCGTACAAACCGGCATGGACGAATCCTCCTGCGATGGGTCCCCGAAACCTATGCGGCCTTGACCGGCAGGGTCAACAGACGGCGCGCCCGGAATGTCGCCGCCGGTACCGGCCACCTCATCGCGGAAGAGCGGGCGTTCCCCTGCCTGCTCCTCACCCTGGCCATGCCGCGGGGCACGGTGCCGGGCGGTGGCGTTGCCACTGTCCTCGCGTGCGCTCTTGCCGAACAACTTCGCAAACAACTTCACGGGCGATTCCCCTTGACCGAAACAGACCCGCCCGTGGGGCAGGACGAACCCTGAACGAACACACCTGCCGAACCTGACATCCACACAACGTGCGTATCCACCCGACAGTTTCCACCACGCACCCTGTTTGGGGTGCGGCGACCCCCCGCAACCTCATGCCCTGGTCCCACGGCCCCCATGCACCCCCGTCTCACTGCGATGACGACTGAGCGTAGTCAGGCCGCTTCGCCGGTCGCAAGGCGTCCACGACGATCTTCTCAACTCGTGTCACCGTGGCGGTGGCCTGCTCTTTCTCCAGAGTCTGCACGACACCGCCCGGGATGTTGAGCGCCGGCTCCAGATCCTCCGGCTTCCCGATCACCTTGAAGGTGTACGGCGCGCTGATCTTCTGACTGTCCACCCGGATGCCGTCGTCGTCCGAGAAGTAGGTGTCCCCCACCACCCTGACGTCATTGATCTGGATGGCCTCCGCGCCTGCCGCACGCAACTCCTGGATGGTGTCGAGCAGCATGTCGGCCTGCACCGCCTTGTGCGGGTCCTGGATCGTCAGAGTGATCCCGGGGCCTTGTGCCGCCACCGTCCCCGCCAGGATGCCGAGCTGGCGCGCCTTCTCCTGCGTCTGCTTCCGCGCCTCTTCCGCCTGGTCCGAGCTGCTCTCCAGCTCGGTCCGCTGACCCTCGAGGCGCTGCTTCTCGTCCTCGAGCCGCTGGGTCCTGTTGTCGAGTTCGTCGAGGATGCGCACCAGGTCCTCCTGGCGGGCACCTCGCAGCGCACTGTTGTCGCTCGTGGAACGGACCTGAATGGCGAGTCCGAGACCGAGTACGAACAGCAGGACAGCGACGATGAGTTGTGCACGCGTGAGCCGCGGCGGCCACAGCCCCGCGGCCAGCCGCTGCCGGCCCGTCTGCTGAACCGGTTCGGTCCGCTCTTCTTCGGTCCGTCCCTCTTCGGGAAGCTCTTCGTTGCTCATCGGCCTCAAGCCCGGAAGACGTGCCGGCGGATGGCCGCGGCGTTCGAGAAGATCCTGATGCCCAGCACGACCACGACGCCCGTGGACAGCTGCGCGCCGACGCCCAGCTTGTCGCCCAGGAACACGATCAGCGCCGCGACCACGACGTTCGAGAGGAAGGAGACGACGAAGACCTTGTCGACGAAGATGCCGTCGAGCATGGCCCTCAGGCCCCCGAACACCGCGTCCAGCGCGGCCACGACCGCGATCGGCAGATAGGGCTCGACCACCGCCGGCACCTCGGGCCGGACAAACAGTCCGACCACGACTCCCACCACGAGGCCCAGTACGGCGATCACGATGTGCCCTTCCCTGTGTTGGCCGACGCGGCGGCCGCTGGCTGTGCTGTACGTACGATCAGGCTCGGGGCGGCAGGCAGCCGCACCTCGTCCTGGTCGGAAATGCTGCTGCGGATCGAGTAGTTCTCCTGCAGCACGTGCAGGTACTGTCCGTCGGCACTGTCCTGGAACGCGGTGCTCAGCCGCTTCCCGTCCCCCACCGCGAGCACCGTGTAGGGCGGCACGAGCGGCCTGTTGTCCACCAGTATGGCGTCGCCCGCCGCCCGGATCGCCGAGAGCGCCGTCAGACGCTGCCCGTTGATGGCGATCGCCTCGGCACCGGACTGCCACAGACCGTTGACGACCCGCTGCATGTCCCTGTCCCGTACGCGGCCGGTGTCGGAGAAGCCGGTGCTCTCGCGCGGTCCGCCGCCGCCCTGGTCGGTGTCCTTCGCGTCGTCCACGACAAGCTTCACACCCGGCCCGTGCACCTCCGTGGCGCCGGAGAGCAGGGCCACCAGTTCGCCCTGGTCCCCGCCGTGCTGTTCAAGGGCCTTGCGCTGGCGCTCGCTCACCTCGTCCCGGAGAGCGTCCACCTTCTCCTGCGCCTTGTCGGCCGCCGAGGTCTCCGACTCGACCCGGTCGATGAGCTCCTGGCGTTCCTTTGCCACTACCGGGGCGGTGACCCGGGCCTGTGCCGCGCCCACGGTGACGACCGCTGCGGCAAGTACCAGTCCGGCGGCAAGTCCCAGCTTTGCGCGCAGAGTTCGGGGCATCCCCGCACGGCCCTCGGCTGCCTGCCGGGCCGTCGCCTCCGCATACCCGTCGTCCAGGCTGTGGTCCATCACGTTGGTCAGCAGCGACATCGACGCATCGGGGCGTGCGGGCGGAGTGCTTGTGCTCCGAATGGGGGGCTGCTGCGGCATGCCGCACATCGTCGCACGTCGGAGCGTCAGGTACCGAATGGCCCCACCGGTGTGCCGGACGGTGTACGCCTACACCGTCCGGCACACCGCCATCGCCTAGTGACCTGCGCTGTCGACGACCGCCGACCACTCGTCGAGCAGCGCCTGGGCGGAGGCATCGTCCGGCCCTTCGGCCCACAGATGAGTGACGGCTTCCGCCGGATCGGGCAGCACCATCACCCAGCGGCCATCCGTCTCCACCACCCGCACGCCGTCGGTCGTGTCCACGGACCGGTCGGAGGCAGCCTCCACCACGCGGCGCATGACGAGCCCCTTGACCGCCCACGGAGTGGCAAGATCCCTGCGGAGCACATGCGCACGCGGAATCCGTGCGTCGATCTGGCTCAGGGTGAGCTGCGTACGGGCCACCAGACCGATCAGCCTGACAAACGCGGCCGAGCCGTCGAAGACACTGCTGAACTCCGGAATGATGAAGCCGCCACGCCCGTCCCCACCGAAGATGGTCGTCTCCTCGCGGCCCACCCGGGTCAGATCGTCCGGTGACGTGGTGGTCCACTCCACCTGTGTCCCGTGATACGCCGCAACCTGCTCGGCGATCCGCGTGGTGGTGACCGGCAGCGCCACTCGCCCGCTGCGCCGCTCGGCCGCGACGAGGTCGAGCATCACGAGAAGGGCCCGGTCGTCCTCCACGATCCGCCCTCGCTCGTCCACCAGGGACAGGCGCTCGCCCACCGGGTCGAACCGCACCCCGAACGCGGCCCGGGCCGAGGCGACGATCTCCCCGAGTCTCACCAGCCCGGATCGCCTGGTGTCGGCCGTCTCCGTCGGCCTGGACTCGTCGAGACCCGGATTGATGGTCAGCGCGTCGACGCCCAGCCGCCCCAGCAGGCTGGGCAGAACCAGACCCGCGCTGCCGTTGGACGCATCGACGACCACTTTCAGCCCGGCCTCGGCAATGCCCGTGGTGTCCACATCACGGAGCAGGGAACCGGTGTACGAGTCGAAGACGCTGGACGGGAAGTGCAGATCCCCGATCTCCCCGGGAAACGCACGCCGGTACTCCTGCCGCGCGTACACCCGGTCCAGCTTGCGCTGGCCCCCCTGCGAGAGATCGGCTCCCCGTTCGTCGAAGAACATGATGTCGACGGAGTCGGGTACACCGGGAGAGGTCCGGATCATGATTCCCCCGGCGCTGCCCCGCGCCGTCTGCTGCCGCGCCACCGGCAGGGGTACGTTCTCCAGATCGCGTACGTCGATCGCGCTCGCCTGCAGCGCCGAGATCACGGCCCGCTTCAGCGCACGCGCACCGCGCGAGTGGTCGCGCGCCGTGGTGACGGTGGACCCCTTCTTCAGCGTAGTCGCGTAGGCGCCGGCCAGCCGTACCGCCAGCTCCGGCGTGATCTCCACATTGAGGATCCCGGAGACTCCACGAGCGCCGAACAGATGCGCCTGTCCCCGGGACTCCCAGATGACGGACGTGTTGACGAAGGCGCCGGCCTCGATGGTCTTGAACGGGTAGACCCGCACATTGCCCTGAACAATCGATTCCTCGCCGACCAGGCATTCGTCGCCGATGACGGCGCCGTCCTCGATCCGGGCCGCACGCATGATGTCGGTGTTCTTGCCGATCACACAGCCACGCAGATTGCAGTGCTGACCGATGTAGACGTTGTCGTGAACCACGGCCTTGTGCAGAAAGGCCCCGCTCTTCACCACGACGTTGGAACCGACGACCGTGTGCTCGCGGATCTCCACGTCGGCCTCGACCTTGGCGTAATCACCGATGTACAGCGGACCGCGCAGCACGGCATCCGGGTGGACCTCCGCACCCTCGGCGACCCAGACGCCCGGCGAGATCTCAAAGCCGTCGATGTCGACGTCGACCTTGCCCTCGAGAACGTCGGCCTGAGCCTTGACGTAACTCTCGTGCGTTCCCACGTCCTCCCAGTAGCCCTCGGCGACATAGCCGTAGATCGGCTTGCCTTCCTTCATGAGCTGCGGAAAGACATCGCCGGACCAGTCGACGGACGCATCGGCCTCGACGTAGTCGAAGACCTCGGGCTCCATGACGTAGATGCCCGTGTTCACGGTGTCCGAGAAGACCTGGCCCCAGGTGGGCTTCTCCAGGAAACGCTCGACCTTGCCATCCTCGTCGACGATGGTGATACCGAATTCCAGCGGATTAGGTACCCGTGTCAGGCAGACGGTGACGAGTCCGCCCTTTTCCTTGTGGAAAGCAATGAGATCGGTCAGATCAAAATCGGTGAGCGCATCACCGGAGATGACGAGAAAAGTGTCGTCCTTCAGCGCCTCCTCGGCGTTCTTCACGCTGCCGGCAGTGCCGAGTGGCTTCTCCTCATTGGCATAGGTGAGCTCCATCCCGAGCTCTTCGCCGTCGCCGAAGTAGTTCTTCACGAGCGAGGCGAGGAACTGCACGGTTACGACGGTCTCGTTGAGCCCATGCCGCTTGAGCAGACGCAGCACATGCTCCATGATCGGCCGATTGGCCACCGGCAGGAGCGGCTTGGGCATGCTCGAGGTCATTGGGCGAAGGCGAGTGCCTTCGCCACCAGCCATCACGACGGCTTTCATGTCGGAAGCGTCCTCCTAGAGAGACGACGGGGGTCAGCCGACTTCACCCGTCCTGAAGAGCCTCTCAGGCATCATGCGCACACCGGCAACACCGCACGGCACCGCATCGACGAGCTCAATCGGCTACTGCGTCCGCCCTGACAAGCCGGCGGACCTGTACTACGTAGAGGATCCCTGCCCACCAATACAGAGTTGTACCCCAAATAGCGAACGCCCATCCGAAAACTGCCCCGAGGGACGCCAGCCACCCATGACCGTCGCTGAGCAGGAGCAACGGGAAGGCATACATCAGGTTGAAGGTGGCCGCCTTGCCCAGGAAGTTCACCTGCGGCGGCGGATAGCCGTGCCTCCGGAGGATTCCCACCATCACCAGAAGCATCAGCTCACGAGCCAATAGCGCACCGGTCAGCCAGAGTGGCAGGATGTCGCGCCAGGTCAGACCGACCAGAGTGGAGAGAATGTAGAGCCGGTCCGCAGCGGGGTCGAGAAGGCGCCCCAGGTTGCTGATCTGGTTCCACCGCCTGGCCAGCTTCCCGTCCAGGTAGTCGCTGATGCCGCTGAGCATCAGTACGAGCAATGCCCAGCCGTCACTCTTCGGCCCGCCGAACTCAGGGCGGAGAATCAGCCACAGGAAGACGGGCACGCCAAGAAGGCGAGCCATGCTGAGGATGTTGGGGATGGTGAGGACCCGGTCCGTCTGAACTCGGGTCTCCTGGACCTCCACCCGGGGGCCTCCTGTGAGGAACGTGCCAACGATGCCCCCTGACCTTACCCTCAGCCGCGGCCGACAGGTACACAGGGGGTTCCCACCGGCCGGCACCGGCCCCGGAACGCAGAAAACCCCCGCACCAAAAGGTGCGGGGGTTTCCCATCTAAAAGAAGTTCGGCGGCGTCCTACTCTCCCACAGGGTCCCCCCTGCAGTACCATCGGCGCTGAAAGGCTTAGCTTCCGGGTTCGGAATGTAACCGGGCGTTTCCCTAACGCTATGACCACCGAAACACTATGAAATTGAACCACCGGATATGGACACGGTTGTTCGTTATTTCAGAACTAACACAGTGGACGCGAGCAACTGAGGACAAGCCCTCGGCCTATTAGTACCAGTCAGCTCCACCCGTTACCGGGCTTCCACATCTGGCCTATCAACCCAGTCGTCTACTGGGAGCCTTAACCCCTCAAAGGGGGTGGGAATACTCATCTCGAAGCAGGCTTCCCGCTTAGATGCTTTCAGCGGTTATCCTTTCCGAACGTAGCCAACCAGCCATGCCCTTGGCAGGACAACTGGCACACCAGAGGTTCGTCCGTCCCGGTCCTCTCGTACTAGGGACAGCCCTTCTCAATATTCCTACGCGCACAGAGGATAGGGACCGAACTGTCTCACGACGTTCTAAACCCAGCTCGCGTACCGCTTTAATGGGCGAACAGCCCAACCCTTGGGACCGACTCCAGCCCCAGGATGCGACGAGCCGACATCGAGGTGCCAAACCATCCCGTCGATATGGACTCTTGGGGAAGATCAGCCTGTTATCCCCGGGGTACCTTTTATCCGTTGAGCGACAGCGCTTCCACAAGCCACTGCCGGATCACTAGTCCCGACTTTCGTCCCTGCTCGACCCGTCGGTCTCACAGTCAAGCTCCCTTGTGCACTTACACTCAACACCTGATTGCCAACCAGGCTGAGGGAACCTTTGGGCGCCTCCGTTACTCTTTAGGAGGCAACCGCCCCAGTTAAACTACCCATCAGACACTGTCCCTGATCCGGATCACGGACCGAGGTTAGACATCCAGCACGACCAGAGTGGTATTTCAACGGCGACTCCACCATGACTGGCGTCACAGCTTCAAAGTCTCCCACCTATCCTACACAAGCCGAACCGAACACCAATATCAAACTGTAGTAAAGGTCCCGGGGTCTTTCCGTCCTTCTGCGCGAAACGAGCATCTTTACTCGTAGTGCAATTTCACCGGGCCTATGGTTGAGACAGTCGAGAAGTCGTTACGCCATTCGTGCAGGTCGGAACTTACCCGACAAGGAATTTCGCTACCTTAGGATGGTTATAGTTACCACCGCCGTTTACTGGCGCTTAAGTTCTCAGCTTCGCAACCCCGAAAGGTCACTAACCGGTCCCCTTAACGTTCCAGCACCGGGCAGGCGTCAGTCCGTATACATCGCCTTACGGCTTCGCACGGACCTGTGTTTTTAGTAAACAGTCGCTTCTCGCTGGTCTCTGCGGCCACCCCCAGCTCAGGAAGCAAGTTCCTTCACCGGTGATGGCCCCCCTTCTCCCGAAGTTACGGGGGCATTTTGCCGAGTTCCTTAACCATAGTTCACCCGAACGCCTCGGTATTCTCTACCTGACCACCTGAGTCGGTTTAGGGTACGGGCCGCCATGAAACTCGCTAGAGGCTTTTCTCGACAGCATAGGATCATCCACTTCACCACAATCGGCTCGGCATCAGGTCTCAGCCTTAATGTGTGACGGATTTGCCTATCACACGGCCTACACCCTTACCCCGGGACAACCACCGCCCGGGCTGGACTACCTTCCTGCGTCACCCCATCGCTTACCTACTACCACCTTGGGTCACCGGCTCCACCACTTCCCTCAACTCCGAAGAGATCGGGACGGCTTCACGGGCTTAGCATTAATGGGCTCAGTATTGGGCGTTTCAAAGCGGGTACCGGAATATCAACCGGTTGTCCATCGACTACGCCTGTCGGCCTCGCCTTAGGTCCCGACTTACCCTGGGCAGATCAGCTTGACCCAGGAACCCTTAGTCAATCGGCGCACACGTTTCTCACGTGTGTATCGCTACTCATGCCTGCATTCTCACTCGTGAACCGTCCACCACTGCCTTCCGGCGCGGCTTCACCCGGCACACGACGCTCCCCTACCCATCCCAGCCCCCGTTGGGGGTATGTGCTGGAATGACACGACTTCGGCGGTACGCTTGAGCCCCGCTACATTGTCGGCGCGGAATCACTTGACCAGTGAGCTATTACGCACTCTTTCAAGGGTGGCTGCTTCTAAGCCAACCTCCTGGTTGTCTCTGCGACTCCACATCCTTTCCCACTTAGCGTACGCTTAGGGGCCTTAGTCGATGCTCTGGGCTGTTTCCCTCTCGACCATGGAGCTTATCCCCCACAGTCTCACTGCCGTGCTCTCACTTACCGGCATTCGGAGTTTGGCTAAGGTCAGTAACCCGGTAGGGCCCATCGCCTATCCAGTGCTCTACCTCCGGCAAGAAACACACGACGCTGCACCTAAATGCATTTCGGGGAGAACCAGCTATCACGGAGTTTGATTGGCCTTTCACCCCTAACCACAGGTCATCCCCCAGGTTTTCAACCCTGGTGGGTTCGGTCCTCCACGACCTCTTACAGCCGCTTCAACCTGCCCATGGCTAGATCACTCCGCTTCGGGTCTAGAGCGTGCAACTCAATCGCCCTATTCGGACTCGCTTTCGCTACGGCTTCCCCACACGGGTTAACCTCGCTACACACCGCTAACTCGCAGGCTCATTCTTCAAAAGGCACGCAGTCACGACCCATTGAGTAAACTCAATGAGCGACGCTCCCACGGCTTGTAGGCACACGGTTTCAGGTACTATTTCACTCCGCTCCCGCGGTACTTTTCACCATTCCCTCACGGTACTATCCGCTATCGGTCACCAGGGAATATTTAGGCTTAGCGGGTGGTCCCGCCAGATTCACACGGGATTTCTCGGGCCCCGTGCTACTTGGGTGTCTCTCAAACGAGCCGTTGATGTTTCAGCTACGGGGG
The sequence above is drawn from the Streptomyces sp. NBC_01465 genome and encodes:
- a CDS encoding FHA domain-containing protein, coding for MKLFAKLFGKSAREDSGNATARHRAPRHGQGEEQAGERPLFRDEVAGTGGDIPGAPSVDPAGQGRIGFGDPSQEDSSMPVCTRCGHRNAEASRFCSNCGAPLRAGAVPERPSETTSTISISGLEAYEAEATGQTATPSLSPEAQAAVDALPLGSALLVVRRGPNSGSRFLLDGELTTAGRHPQSDIFLDDVTVSRRHVEFRRSADGGFTVADVGSLNGTYVNRERIDSVALANGDEVQIGKYRLVFYASQRGV
- a CDS encoding DUF881 domain-containing protein produces the protein MSNEELPEEGRTEEERTEPVQQTGRQRLAAGLWPPRLTRAQLIVAVLLFVLGLGLAIQVRSTSDNSALRGARQEDLVRILDELDNRTQRLEDEKQRLEGQRTELESSSDQAEEARKQTQEKARQLGILAGTVAAQGPGITLTIQDPHKAVQADMLLDTIQELRAAGAEAIQINDVRVVGDTYFSDDDGIRVDSQKISAPYTFKVIGKPEDLEPALNIPGGVVQTLEKEQATATVTRVEKIVVDALRPAKRPDYAQSSSQ
- a CDS encoding small basic family protein; the encoded protein is MIAVLGLVVGVVVGLFVRPEVPAVVEPYLPIAVVAALDAVFGGLRAMLDGIFVDKVFVVSFLSNVVVAALIVFLGDKLGVGAQLSTGVVVVLGIRIFSNAAAIRRHVFRA
- a CDS encoding DUF881 domain-containing protein; this encodes MPQQPPIRSTSTPPARPDASMSLLTNVMDHSLDDGYAEATARQAAEGRAGMPRTLRAKLGLAAGLVLAAAVVTVGAAQARVTAPVVAKERQELIDRVESETSAADKAQEKVDALRDEVSERQRKALEQHGGDQGELVALLSGATEVHGPGVKLVVDDAKDTDQGGGGPRESTGFSDTGRVRDRDMQRVVNGLWQSGAEAIAINGQRLTALSAIRAAGDAILVDNRPLVPPYTVLAVGDGKRLSTAFQDSADGQYLHVLQENYSIRSSISDQDEVRLPAAPSLIVRTAQPAAAASANTGKGTS
- a CDS encoding mannose-1-phosphate guanyltransferase — its product is MKAVVMAGGEGTRLRPMTSSMPKPLLPVANRPIMEHVLRLLKRHGLNETVVTVQFLASLVKNYFGDGEELGMELTYANEEKPLGTAGSVKNAEEALKDDTFLVISGDALTDFDLTDLIAFHKEKGGLVTVCLTRVPNPLEFGITIVDEDGKVERFLEKPTWGQVFSDTVNTGIYVMEPEVFDYVEADASVDWSGDVFPQLMKEGKPIYGYVAEGYWEDVGTHESYVKAQADVLEGKVDVDIDGFEISPGVWVAEGAEVHPDAVLRGPLYIGDYAKVEADVEIREHTVVGSNVVVKSGAFLHKAVVHDNVYIGQHCNLRGCVIGKNTDIMRAARIEDGAVIGDECLVGEESIVQGNVRVYPFKTIEAGAFVNTSVIWESRGQAHLFGARGVSGILNVEITPELAVRLAGAYATTLKKGSTVTTARDHSRGARALKRAVISALQASAIDVRDLENVPLPVARQQTARGSAGGIMIRTSPGVPDSVDIMFFDERGADLSQGGQRKLDRVYARQEYRRAFPGEIGDLHFPSSVFDSYTGSLLRDVDTTGIAEAGLKVVVDASNGSAGLVLPSLLGRLGVDALTINPGLDESRPTETADTRRSGLVRLGEIVASARAAFGVRFDPVGERLSLVDERGRIVEDDRALLVMLDLVAAERRSGRVALPVTTTRIAEQVAAYHGTQVEWTTTSPDDLTRVGREETTIFGGDGRGGFIIPEFSSVFDGSAAFVRLIGLVARTQLTLSQIDARIPRAHVLRRDLATPWAVKGLVMRRVVEAASDRSVDTTDGVRVVETDGRWVMVLPDPAEAVTHLWAEGPDDASAQALLDEWSAVVDSAGH
- a CDS encoding CDP-alcohol phosphatidyltransferase family protein — encoded protein: MEVQETRVQTDRVLTIPNILSMARLLGVPVFLWLILRPEFGGPKSDGWALLVLMLSGISDYLDGKLARRWNQISNLGRLLDPAADRLYILSTLVGLTWRDILPLWLTGALLARELMLLVMVGILRRHGYPPPQVNFLGKAATFNLMYAFPLLLLSDGHGWLASLGAVFGWAFAIWGTTLYWWAGILYVVQVRRLVRADAVAD